A single Thermaerobacter sp. FW80 DNA region contains:
- the wecB gene encoding non-hydrolyzing UDP-N-acetylglucosamine 2-epimerase: MLPDPMESTHRAPRPAAGGEGAGASREDDRRSARERLRSRLAGTRRPGDPLTVLAVFGTRPEATKMAPVIQELGRRPGVRVQVAVTAQHRELLDQVLDLFGIRPDFDLDIMRPQQTLTDITTRALRGLEAVLAQARPDLVLVHGDTTTTLAGALAAFYRQVPIGHVEAGLRTYDKYQPFPEEINRRLTDALCDLHFAPTPTARANLLREGIDPAGIFVTGNTAIDALLAVVQRDYRFRRDELARFPSPGRRLVLCEAHRRENWGAPLEEVARALRRLVERNPDVELVYSVHPNPVVADTIRRHLEGVERVALLDPPEYADWANLMARATLLLTDSGGLQEEAPALGLPVLLLRDKTERPEAIAAGTVLQVGPHEEPILREAERLLRDPEAYRRVARARNPFGDGRAARRTADAIEYAFGLRPTPPEPWNPEG, encoded by the coding sequence GTGCTTCCCGATCCCATGGAGTCCACCCATCGTGCCCCTCGCCCGGCGGCCGGCGGGGAAGGGGCCGGCGCCTCCCGGGAGGACGACCGCCGGTCCGCACGGGAGAGGCTGCGCTCCCGCCTGGCCGGCACCCGGCGGCCGGGCGACCCGCTGACCGTCCTCGCCGTCTTCGGCACCCGCCCCGAGGCCACCAAGATGGCGCCGGTGATCCAGGAGCTGGGCCGGCGCCCCGGCGTCCGGGTGCAGGTCGCGGTGACGGCGCAGCACCGGGAGCTCTTGGACCAGGTGCTGGACCTCTTCGGCATCCGGCCCGACTTCGACCTGGACATCATGCGGCCGCAGCAGACCCTGACCGACATCACCACCCGCGCCCTGCGGGGCTTGGAGGCGGTGCTGGCCCAGGCTCGGCCCGACCTGGTGCTGGTCCACGGCGACACCACCACGACCCTGGCGGGGGCGCTGGCCGCGTTCTACCGCCAGGTGCCCATCGGCCACGTGGAGGCCGGCCTGCGGACCTACGACAAGTATCAGCCCTTTCCCGAGGAGATCAACCGCCGCCTCACCGACGCCCTGTGCGACCTCCACTTCGCGCCGACGCCGACGGCGCGCGCGAACCTCCTGCGCGAGGGCATCGATCCGGCGGGCATCTTCGTCACGGGCAACACCGCCATCGATGCCCTGCTGGCGGTGGTCCAGCGGGACTACCGCTTCCGACGGGACGAACTGGCCCGCTTCCCCAGCCCGGGTCGGCGCCTGGTCCTCTGCGAGGCGCACCGCCGGGAGAACTGGGGGGCGCCCCTGGAGGAGGTGGCCCGCGCCTTGCGCCGGCTGGTGGAGCGCAACCCCGACGTCGAGCTGGTCTACTCGGTGCACCCCAACCCGGTGGTGGCCGACACCATCCGCCGGCATCTGGAGGGCGTCGAGCGCGTCGCCTTGCTGGATCCTCCCGAGTACGCGGACTGGGCGAACCTGATGGCGCGAGCCACGCTCCTGCTGACCGACTCCGGCGGCCTGCAGGAGGAGGCGCCCGCGCTGGGGCTGCCCGTGCTGCTGTTGCGGGACAAGACGGAGCGCCCCGAGGCCATCGCGGCCGGCACGGTGCTCCAGGTCGGACCCCATGAGGAGCCCATCCTGCGCGAGGCCGAGCGGCTGCTTCGCGACCCCGAGGCCTACCGGCGCGTCGCCCGGGCCCGCAATCCCTTCGGGGATGGGCGTGCCGCCCGCCGGACGGCGGACGCCATCGAATACGCCTTCGGCCTGCGACCCACCCCGCCCGAGCCGTGGAATCCCGAGGGTTGA
- a CDS encoding AtpZ/AtpI family protein produces MGPDPRPPAPGGTGGRGGADRPRRSGRDVRGVGTLFELAFTFAGTLLAGMAVGYYGGRWLDRGLGTDPWLQLLGLLLGVVAAFRVLWRTLQRQVEDDPAPRQGSGGKGGPPS; encoded by the coding sequence GTGGGACCGGATCCTCGTCCCCCCGCACCCGGCGGGACGGGTGGGCGCGGCGGGGCCGACCGGCCGCGGCGGTCGGGGCGTGACGTCCGCGGGGTCGGCACGCTCTTCGAACTGGCCTTCACCTTTGCCGGGACCCTCCTGGCGGGCATGGCCGTGGGTTACTACGGCGGTCGCTGGCTCGACCGGGGGCTCGGGACCGATCCGTGGCTGCAGCTGCTCGGCCTGTTGCTGGGCGTCGTCGCCGCCTTTCGCGTGCTTTGGCGGACGTTGCAGCGCCAGGTCGAGGACGACCCAGCCCCACGACAGGGATCGGGCGGAAAGGGCGGCCCTCCTTCGTGA